GTGACATAGAGGTAGTGTGGGGAAGCCGTTACTGTTGGAGCAGTAAATTCATTAATCAGCACTATTGTCCCTCAACAGTCATTCACTTAGGATCACTGAATTCACTACAAGTTTTatactcttaaaaataaaagctgatttCTGATCCACTCACTGATATCTCGGATGAAGAAGCTGCTGGTGCAGTTGTCATATTGTGTCTCATCAATGACCTCCAGGAACATCTCAATGGGCTGGTGTTCCTCAGCAAATGGGCAGTGGTTGATTTTCTGACAACTGACTGTGTACGTTGTCTCTAGTTCATAGCGTTGAGGCACAGGGCTTCCACAGATTACACTTCCAGACACATCCTCTTGAGTTCTGAATTCAAAGCAGAGAGTGATAATAGAAATGCTGGAGAGCTCTGAATAAAGTGCTGCTTACGGATACTTCAATGACACCATGTCACTGGACAAGCTAATGTTGCTGTGTCATAAATAGCATGTCTCGGTACATGAGACTCCCATGTCAATAGGAGTTCTGGGCATAAATTAAAGACAGTCTCTTCTTTAATACCACTATTTATTGACTAGTGTGGAGGGCCTAATATCTAACTTCACTCTTCAGCCCCTTTCCCAAACCCAGCTGGAGGAAACAAGTGAAGTTGAATATGTTTCCATAAGAAATAACGCCACACAATACTGCCAGAATTTGACTGTATTTTTGCATCCAGCAAATTATGCTTTGCGCTTATTTCCccttttaacaaataaaaataacactggGCCAGAGCACTCCATGCCTTGGAGAAACccatgggaggggagtgggaggtagGAAATCCCCAAGAAGTTTCTCTCATAGTATTCCCCTCAGGGTCCTTGACAGGGAGAATGCTATGGGCATATAGTGTTTGACCTCCCAACTCCATACAGCCAGTGGATCTGGAGAAAAGGACTCTGCAAGATGACTTGCTTCTATGTCTGGTTGAAATTCCTCTCCTCACCTGCAGTTCTACTGCCTGAGTCACTCTGCAGCTACATTACAGCCTCTGCAGAGAAGATCTAATGGGAGTTCTTACACTTCTAAGCTATATTAATTCCTGACCAGATTTCCGTGCAGTAATTTGGTGGGCCTAGAAGGGAATGTCCTGTAGAGGATATCCAATGTGCTGGTCCACATCCTCAAATGATGAAAGTGGCCTTCCCCCGGTCCAGTTCATGTGATAGGTGGCCAACTATTTTTGTAGTATCCCTTCCACATGCTGACAAAGAGGGGTATTCCGGCCTTATTATCCTAATGAAGTGGCTGAGGAAAGTACAAGCTCTTACCCTTTTAGATTTTTGATTGTGAACTTCACATTTGGACTCTCATTTTCTGTCTTCCATGAGCATATGAAAATCCCTGAGTAATTCTTTgcctcacattttaaaaatgtcatgttgTTTGGCTCTagattgaaagagagagaaaaaattgatttttaaaaaaaatataattgtttgaCCAGTAAGATAAAACAGTAACTCTACAAAATCCTACTGGCAGGTATTGATTCTGTTCCCAGGAAAACAATGCACAATATACACATCAGCTGAATAGTGGCTGGAAGTTTGCTGGTGTCTAAAAGTGACCCTTAGAAATTATGTTGCCATTGTTTTTCCCGGAGCTTGTTCACTTCTTTTATAGGATATTTcccatctattaaaaaaaattgtcttcaaCAAACCCAATATCTTCAATAAATAATTTCATTTCTCTGATTGCTCGCCATGCTGTTTGCGACACATTTCAAAGGTGGTTTTATCATGATGAGGATAGGAATAATGTCTATAAATGAAGTGATTCCACCCTTCTAACAATGTTTAGTGGTTCAAGAGAAAGACAAGAAGATGGATATTTTGCTCTGGGAGATGTATCTTTGTCCAGTGTGTTAACCATGAGCCTAGGATTCCAAACTACTGGTTTTAATCCTGGCTCAGCAGCGGTTTTAGGATAAGACACATAACCTCTGCTTTATGAAGATTAATTAGTTAGGGGCAAATGCTCTCCTCAGCACGTGGTTTGAATGACTTAGCTAGGCACTGATGAGAGCTGCGAGGGCAAAGGGGAAGAACAGTCATTCCCCCACATGTTGTGAAGCTGTTCCATGGTTGCTGCTCCAGCCTAGAGGCTAGAGTAGCATTAGCATTCCTCTACTCCCCCACTCCATATGAGAAAGATCAGAAGATTCTTGTAAAGTCATGGTCCCAACTCATTCTTTGTGACAGCATATGGGAACCCCATACAAAGCTGGACTCCCCAGATCCTGCTCCCGCATTGCACATCAGATCCGCCTGGTTCTGCTGCACATGGGGACCTCTGCACCCATGTAGGAGAGGGCATTATTTGCCCCTTAATGCCTgaacagcactttgaagatgtaccATGCTAAAGATTATAATCCATCTCATTAGTCATGCATAGTGGTTCTTTCCAATGAGTTCTTTTTTCCTTTGCGATGTTATGGCGCATACTGTACATGGAAATAACATCATATTGCCCCATTACCTTACCTTTAAAACTTTTTAGAATCCacttagatatttgcctacttgaGTCTTTTTTAGTAATAAGGAAAAAATAGTAGCTTAAAATCTCATGGGTATCACTTTTGTGACAGGTGTAGTTGCCAGCATCTGGAAATTCCTTGACTGAAATGGCTAATGTCTTGTCAGTTCCTATTTTTTCCTTATCCTTCATCCAGTAGACTGACATAGATTGGTCTTCAGATAAATTGCAGGTGAGCTCCACTTCTTCAGCTGGTGCTTCCTGAGTCCATTCTGACTCTATGACGTAAACTATAGGGAAATAAATGTTGGGTCTTAGTCAAGATTAAAGTGCTGGTAAAATCAAACTACATTTTAGGCCCAGCACTGCTGTCCTTGAAACTACTGGCAAAATACCACTGGCATGAATAACAACAGTAAGGCCCAGTTGTCTTTTGGCAAGATTTCCAGGTTTTAAATGCAAATATGAAATGCATCCAAACCATCATGAGCAATCAGAGTTATATTCACTTTAGAAGTCATTTTCATTCCAGAgtctcaggctgggtctacactacccgcctgaatcggtgggtagaaatcgacctctcggggatcgatttatcgcgtcccaatgggacgcgacaatcgtttcctgaatcgacgctcttactccaccagcggaggtgggagtaagcgccgtcgacgggaagccgcagaggtcaattttgctgccgtccctacagcggggtaagtcagctgcgatacgtcgaattcagctacgctattcgcgtagctgaatttgcgtatcttaaatcgacctcccccccccgtagtgtagatgtagcctcagagaATTGGCAcagtagcagccctgcaaagcaggtaatgtcattatccccatttcacagagagggaaatcaaggcacagagGGCCCAGTCATTCcctgcatatgcttaactttaagcacacaaataGTCTCATTGGCTTTAAACATGACTatacatgtgtttaaagttaagaacGTGCTTAAATGTTTTCCATAATCCAGGTTTAAAGCCCAATGGCCAAATCCTACTCACTTGATTCCAGCaaagagccccactgacttcagtgggactcctctGATGAGTAAGGACTACTGGATCTCAGTCTTTGCTCACAGAATGTGGGGTGAAGCACTTCTGAAGCATTGTACTCCCATGGATTCCAGGGAGAGATCTCTGCAGTACGAGGGATCTAtgattggggtgggggcaggtgggCAAAGGGAAAGCCAGGAGTATGTATTGCCTCCTTCTAAAGCCCCACAGCCTGATGCGGCATTATTTTTTCCGGCAGAAAATCTGGTTGCCCTTTCAGCATGGTCCCAATGAAGTGGCTGCTAGGGGAGAGATGATCCCAGAGCAGAGGTACAGGGCCTCCAACAAATAGTCATGACCCTCTGAATACTCCTCAGTCACTCTGTGGAGCCCTTTGCTCCAGACTGGGAGAAACTCCTTCATGAAACAATTTAGGAAAACTTCAGTAAGCAATCTTTGTGGATTTTTCTTCCTTACAGCCTTCTCTTGCTAGATTTTTCcaggtggtggggggcagcaatTAAGGCCAAAGATATGTGTAAATGAATTGCTTAAATTCATACAGCTAATCAGGGGCAGAATGAGGAGTAGAACTCAAGAATCCGCTTCATTCTTGCCAGAGTCAAGAACCTCCAGCTGCACTTTCACTGACACCAGTTCCCCAAATACAGCCATTGCCCCATGTAACCTATCTACCCTTTCTCTTCTACCACTGACACATGAGCCCCTGTTGTCATTAGTGTCCTTTGGGTTTGTGTTTTTCCCTGCAAATGAACACAGAGTACATTTACTGAAGGTTTAGAAAGCACCACAATTGAACTTAGAAGTGCACCACTCAGAGTGGAAGGAAGCATCAATTCCAGCAATGAGCCAAGATTGCTTCTCAGCAGGAGATTTCATTACCAAACGGATGGCTTTAAGCCAAATAACATTGCTAATAATAGGACACTGAATCTCATCACATTGGACAGTGGAGACTGCTTATTAAAGTCATGAATGTACAAATACATGAAGCTAGAGGCTTGACAACCTGCCTGTGAGTATCGAGAAGCATAGGTACCAGGAAATTCCAGAGAAGTACCAAAAGACACAAAGGTGTAGTTCTTATGCTGTGGCAGAAACGCTTCTAGTTTCAAGTGCCCCTAATGTTGTTTAGGGAAACCACAGCATAGTCTTATAACCTAAAGCCATCAACAGAAGTGgttgaaatattcattaaaaataatatttattatgggCAAGACAGTGATcctcttactcatgttgaatacCAGCTTCCACCCTGtgaagttccactgaagtcaatggggatacttgtagaccaggggtcggcaacgttcggcaggcggctcgccagggtgcttaccctgccgagccgtgtgccgaacgttgccgaacCCTGTTGTAGACTAAGGTGCTGGTCAATGTGAGTAAAGGGATTAAATATGACCACCTGAATTTAGCTCCGTTTTCTGTGAGTGAATAATTTGTTCACTGATTCTGCATTTCTTAGAATAAATTCATATTCAGAGTTATTTGCTCTGAACATTCTGGATGAAATATTTTCAGGCCTGGGGTTTTTTGTGAAATGTTCACTTTGACTATTTGCTCTTCATTACTTGTTTGTGGGTTGTCACCTAAGTCACAAGATGcagtttctgcttcctgattgcaTGACTGAAACTCTTGAAACGGGAGAACAGTGAATAGGGAATAAGGCAGTTTCTGGTGTGAATTCTCAGATGAATAATCATGTTGCTAAACTTCATGAAACTTTTGGGACTCCTGAATCTTTTCATGAACACCCAGCAATTATCCAAATACTCATGAAAAATTAAGAATATGAGCCCATGAATTGTAGCGAACGCAACAAACATATTTGTTTTTAACTATTCGACCAGTGATAGTTTTCAGTAAATGCAGAATGCTTACCATTCTCCCTCAGTTTCCACTTCGCTTCCAGAGGGACTGCAAGGGAAAATAACGAAAGTAGGACCAAGAGTAGATGAGACATCTGTGGAGAGTAGGGGAAAGAACAATTAATAAGCCTGCTTGGAAAAAGGCTAGTAATTGGTATTATTGATTGAGAGTTATTAGTATGCTCAGCTCTAGACAGTATGAGGAAGACACAATacgtgccccaaggagcttacagccAAGAGACCCCATTCTGAGCACACTTAGTCATGTCAGAAGTCCTTACGCATGAGAGGAGTCCCACTGACAGAAATGTGGCTCCTGGCAGGAATAAAGTGTGTAGGATTTGGCCTTTGGGCTCTAAACCCAGATCatggaaagcatttaagcacacttttaactttaagcacgtgagtaattccatttaaaGCCAATGAgactacttatgtgcttaaaattaagcatacgCTTAAGAGTTTTGCTAGATCAGTATTTTATTTGGCACTTCCTCAGGCAAAAATCCTACCAAAGTGAATGACACATAATTGTTAATAACTATATTTGCAAAAGTGGCCAGAGCATGTGTGCCCATTGAGACACCTTAAATACATAGATTCACATTGTATACATTCctctgtactgtatttttaatagaCAGGGTGAAACTAATACACTACTGTAGTCCTGAGCTCTGGACTTTTATGTTTGCAACTGCAGCATACATGCAGGGGCATTACAATGCAGCACTATGGTGTGTACTGCTATTCACACTCCCTCTAGTCTGAACTagatggcagtgtagacaaactttAGGTTCTTATATTGGTACCCATCACTTTTAagactggttgaaatttttccatcaGAACTGTTGTTTTGTGTAATCAGGTATTGAACTAAACTACATTTTTCATTAGAAGTGTCTagtttttgtggaaaattttgaatttttgtcaaacaaacaaaaacccaaactgcAAAGTTTTCCCTGTTTTCAGAAGAGAAGTGTTTGGGTTTGGgtgtttttgatgaaaagtcaaaaatttccatggaaaatcaTTGTCCCCCccattttcattgacattttcatCAGAAAGAAAAcccattttctgatcagctctaatcACAGTATGAACACCTCCCCTGTGATTAGGGGTGTATGAACAACACATGTATATCTTATGGGccaattggtgtaaattggcatatctTCATTCACTTCATTTATATCAGTTAAGGATCTGGCTATGTAATTTGTATGTTTGTGTAATTCATACACAAAAACATAAATGTtgataatatacacctctaccccgatataacgtgacccgatataacacaaattcagatataacgcggtaaagcagtgctccggggggcggggctgcacactccggtggctcaaagcaaattcaatataacgcggtttcacctataacgtggtaagattttttggctcccgaggacagcgttatattgaggtagaggtgtataatatatatttcaATTCTATTAACTGTAAATATTTAAATCTATACAGTGTATACATACCTCAATATGTATAAGTGTATTAAGTATGTACTTATACAATATGTATAAGTGTATTTTCCTGTCTTCAGAAAAATGTAATAACAGCTGTCTCTATTTAAACATACTTTCTTGGGTATCTTACTCTAGCAAGAATGTAAACTGAAAGatcttcagctttttttttttttttttgcattggtgTATTTTATATAACTAGCATCCTTTGACTTCATCTCTTACTGGCTCTCTGATGCCCCAGTGTAGAGATACTCCACCACAGAGCAATAAGAAGGATTTCTTACCTTTTCCAGTGGAGCTTGTTAGGTGATGCTGCTGGAAGTGGTCGTTCTGTGGATCTGACAACAGCTAGGCGCTGGCTGCCTTTATATTTGTAAACTCTGAAAGTAAAGAGATACTTTGTTTCACCGCAATACCACAGAATTGCAACACGTGGAGTAAGTTCCTTTTATACATAGTGATAGCGGTAAagcaagaaaagaagaaaaagtttgGGAGTCCCAGGTAATCTTTGAAGAGGAAATAAGATTATTTTAATGACCTTTTATTCCATGCCAGAGGTATTTCCTTTCAGCTGTCATTCTCTGTCTGTCCTTCATATACAATCTGTTTTTTGCGATGGGGAAAATGCACAGTAAATAAACTTCCAATGTTGTTTGACCTGGAATTTTTTATATTATGAAAGAGAAAGTTAATGCACTTAGTCTTTTATTAGCTGTTAAGTATTAAAGGGATGATAATAATGTGAAATAAAAGCTCTACTACCAAAACAAATTCAAAACCTGAATgattgtaatatttaaaaacatgggAACCAATATATACAtcatttaaggggaaaaaaccccTTTGTTTTCCAGTTAACTTAAAAAACTAGAAATGAATAAGTGATGCATCTATGTACTGTATACTCACAtggagtattattattatttattaattattacccCTAGAGGTCCCAAGCAGGGATTGAAACCTTATTGTGGACatacatataataaaaaaaagataccAGCTGCTGCAAATTGTTGCAAATGatggtcttgatcctgcaatt
This DNA window, taken from Trachemys scripta elegans isolate TJP31775 chromosome 8, CAS_Tse_1.0, whole genome shotgun sequence, encodes the following:
- the IL12B gene encoding interleukin-12 subunit beta — translated: MSHLLLVLLSLFSLAVPLEAKWKLRENVYVIESEWTQEAPAEEVELTCNLSEDQSMSVYWMKDKEKIGTDKTLAISVKEFPDAGNYTCHKSDTHEILSYYFFLITKKDSSRQISKWILKSFKEPNNMTFLKCEAKNYSGIFICSWKTENESPNVKFTIKNLKGTQEDVSGSVICGSPVPQRYELETTYTVSCQKINHCPFAEEHQPIEMFLEVIDETQYDNCTSSFFIRDIIKPDPPKCEHVVKNGTVTWKYPRTWSTPESYFPLTFKVNAEESNPSKHKSYDTDEQFIHLTTTSKLEKIYVQARDRYYNSSWSDWKLCR